From Oscillatoria sp. FACHB-1407, the proteins below share one genomic window:
- a CDS encoding cyanophycinase, translating into MVLNAQGQLMIIGGAEDKEGECKILREFVRRAGGLQARIVVMTVATGLPGEVGETYIGVFERLGVEDVRVVDTARREDASDPRAIEAIQKATGVFFTGGNQARITECLKDTELDTILHTRFAEGLVIAGTSAGAAMMPDMMIVEGEGETNPRMEVVTMDRGMGFLPGVVIDQHFAQRGRLGRLLSAVAQQPAEIGFGIDENTAIAVNGHEIEVIGEHSITVVDVADITHSNVGELLKDEPLALCNAKLHILPHGYRFDLKTRTCVC; encoded by the coding sequence ATGGTGCTAAACGCTCAAGGGCAACTCATGATCATTGGGGGTGCCGAGGATAAAGAAGGCGAATGTAAGATTTTACGGGAATTCGTTCGACGGGCTGGGGGATTGCAGGCTCGAATTGTGGTGATGACTGTTGCCACTGGCTTGCCCGGAGAAGTTGGGGAAACCTATATCGGTGTGTTTGAACGGTTAGGTGTGGAAGATGTGCGAGTCGTAGATACTGCCCGACGAGAGGATGCCAGTGATCCACGAGCGATCGAGGCGATTCAAAAAGCAACAGGTGTTTTCTTTACGGGAGGCAATCAAGCCCGCATCACCGAATGTTTGAAGGACACCGAACTCGATACGATTCTGCATACTCGCTTTGCCGAGGGACTGGTCATTGCAGGCACCAGCGCAGGAGCCGCTATGATGCCCGATATGATGATTGTGGAAGGCGAGGGAGAAACTAATCCCCGGATGGAAGTAGTAACGATGGATCGAGGTATGGGTTTTTTGCCGGGAGTCGTGATCGATCAGCACTTTGCCCAACGGGGACGACTGGGACGGTTACTCTCAGCCGTAGCTCAACAACCTGCCGAGATTGGCTTTGGCATTGATGAAAACACGGCGATCGCTGTGAATGGTCATGAGATTGAGGTCATTGGTGAACACTCAATCACGGTTGTAGACGTGGCAGATATCACCCACAGCAACGTTGGCGAATTACTCAAAGATGAACCCCTAGCCTTGTGCAATGCAAAGTTGCATATCTTGCCCCATGGCTATCGCTTTGATCTCAAAACCCGCACCTGTGTTTGCTAA
- a CDS encoding alpha/beta fold hydrolase, with amino-acid sequence MPLPIRNARLTLPQGQIFWRELGQGIVLVFLHNSWSDGSEWIPVMEQLGRDFHCFAPDLLGFGESDRPRAHYSIEFEVECLTAYLDSLKLRRVYLIGQGIGGWVAASYALQYPHQVEGLVLLGAEGLPVRGRPHHQRWWFTRIPLLIWALRMLSPVARWLGQGDRIQQWLQEARLLKQHPAACQLLFNRRKVEIQAEYVSDRLSWLKTPLLILQGEEDGRATVLLNQGYANAPDATINQYPGADLVQTAPEIVAREVRSFVRRMS; translated from the coding sequence ATGCCTCTACCCATTCGCAATGCTCGTCTTACTCTCCCTCAAGGTCAAATTTTTTGGCGTGAACTGGGTCAAGGTATCGTTTTGGTGTTTTTGCACAACTCCTGGAGTGATGGTAGTGAATGGATTCCAGTGATGGAACAATTGGGGCGTGACTTTCACTGCTTTGCTCCCGATCTGTTGGGTTTTGGAGAGTCTGATCGCCCCCGTGCTCATTATTCAATTGAGTTTGAGGTGGAGTGTTTAACGGCGTATTTGGACAGTTTGAAACTCCGGCGCGTTTATCTGATTGGGCAGGGTATTGGAGGTTGGGTTGCAGCGAGCTATGCTCTCCAGTATCCCCATCAGGTTGAGGGATTGGTTCTCCTGGGTGCAGAAGGATTGCCCGTGCGAGGTAGACCACATCACCAACGTTGGTGGTTTACGCGCATTCCCTTACTCATTTGGGCACTGAGAATGCTATCTCCGGTGGCGCGTTGGCTGGGGCAGGGCGATCGCATTCAGCAGTGGCTCCAGGAGGCAAGGCTCCTGAAACAGCATCCTGCGGCTTGTCAGTTGTTGTTTAATCGACGCAAGGTCGAAATTCAGGCTGAATATGTGAGCGATCGCCTGAGTTGGCTCAAGACCCCATTGCTGATTTTGCAAGGGGAGGAGGATGGACGGGCAACTGTCTTGTTGAATCAGGGCTATGCCAATGCTCCTGATGCCACGATAAACCAATACCCCGGAGCAGATTTAGTGCAAACTGCTCCTGAAATCGTGGCTCGTGAAGTGCGATCGTTTGTTAGGCGCATGAGTTGA